In Oscillatoria sp. FACHB-1407, the sequence AAACGTGTCTATCGTTCCTTCGCCTAATTCTTCTAACTTATCTTCAATAGGTTTAATTAGAACGCGATAGAGATATCTAGCTGTGTCGGATCGTGGATCAGAATCTGGGTTTTGAGTATCTTTATAGAACTGTTCAACGGCTTTTAATAGAGAATCTCTACTTTCTGATACAGATGTTTCGACCACTCGTTGCTCCGTTTCCACTCGTAGGCGAATTTGATCCTCCTCCACAAACACATATACAACTGCCGATTTAGTGTTAGTTTGCTGTTCAATCGCGGTCAGAGTATATCGAATATCTCGCGCTGTTGCAAATTCCCGCTCAAACCCTCGTGCAATGACATCCTCAAACTCTCGTTGCCGACTTGCTTCAATCCGTACGGTTTCTTCAGAAGTCTCTGCGGATCGAGCCGGTGTTAAACTTGCCACATCTTCTGGCAACTCAGATGGATCGAGTTGCTGCGGGGTCTGCTGCTGAGGTGATGAGCCAATTCTCGAATTAAACTCTGACCCTTCAATGATTGAAAGTAAATTACTGTCAGCCCCAAAGCCAAAATTAACTTCCCCCTCATCAACGTTAGCTGCACTGAGACTAATCGAGCCAAACCCATCACTACCTCGGTTGAAAATACTATCAATTGAAATGTTACTGCTAGCGCTGACTGAGATATCACCAGCTATTCCATCTGAATCTGAACCCGATGATTCTGTGATCAAGACATCAGTGGTTACACTTCCGGATGTAGATCGGATAAAAATGTCACCACCATCTCCAGCGTTTCCCGTCTCGGCAATAGAAGAGTTAGGAAATGAAGTCGAACTGGTATTGCCACTGATATTTCCTGTAGTGATATCAGATGAGGCCAGAACTCGCACAGAACCAGCATCTCCGCTTTCTGCAAAGGTACTAATATCTCCAGTTTGCACTGTGGTTGCAGCATTCACTACAACAGATCCCCCATTACCTGACCCGAAAGGAACGAGCGTCAGTACATCACCTGTTGTGATACTGCCACTGCTTGATCTAAGTCGCACCGAGCCGCCATTTCCCTGACCTGTTGCAGTCGCATTTACAGTGCCAAGAGTAATATTTTGAGCAGCACTCACTTGAATATTGCCTCCATTGCCAACAGAAGTCGTTGCAAATGAGGAAAGCGAGCCAACGGTAATGCTACCTGACTGAGACGTAATGGAAATACTTCCTCCATCTCCTGTTCCTCCAGTTGTGCCACCGCTACGACTGGTTCTTAGAGTTCTATTTTCATAAGACACTGAAAATGTAGCTCCAGAGCCAGAGCCAGCACGACTATCGATGTTGCCAACTGTAATATTTCCGGGAGCGTTTAAGATCAAAGGACCTCCACTACTAGTAGATGCAGAAGTAGTGACATTGCCAATGGTAATGCTGCTCAAATTTGAGGTAGTAGCGTTTGGAGTGAAGGTAGTCCCTCCAATTGTTTGAGGGACATTGGGAGAATTAACTAATGACGATAAACCTGCCCTTAGAATGAGTGCTCGATTGCTAGTTAGGATAGGGATATCTGGATCTGACCCGGTCAGCATGGTATCAGGACCGGTGATAGTAATATTGCCTCCAGTAATGCTGCCTAGAGTCTCAATCTTGAGGGCAACACCTGTGTAGTTACCAAACGTGACATCTCCAGTGGAGCTAATGATGGGGTCGTATAAGCTAATAAAGTTGCCCGGTTGATTTGATAAATTGAGAATTGAGAATTGTCCCCCACTGGCGAAATGGGAGTCGGCAGACACAGCTCCATCACTCCTGAGAGTCAGATTACCTGCACTTTGAAATGGAGTGCCTGGGTGGTTAAGGGCAAGAATGTCAATGGAGCGATCGCCCTGAATCAGTAAATTCCCCCCTGATTGCACAGATAGAGGAACCAACTGGCTGTCTCTCAAACGCACAGTATCTCGTGCTTGTAGGGTTAAATCTCCAGTTGTGGAAAGTTGACCTTCTACAGAGATCAGGTTGTTAGTAGCAGTAAGAGTTGCAGTTTGAGCATTGATCTCACGCACCGTTACATCACCGGGTGCGATTGGAATAGTTGTACCCGTTAGTTGTATTTCACCTGATGCGTTGGAGCTAACCCCAGTCATCAGATCACGGTTTCCTCCGGCTAATAACTCTGGTAGCGAGGTGATTGGCAATGTCCAAGGGGTGGGTGAA encodes:
- a CDS encoding CHAT domain-containing protein, translating into MKLAFPQAWVALICIFQGVIIVAPTNADPIPARNGTDTRVQLRGRQFDIDGGQLSGDRANLFHDFERFNLSRDQIANFLSNPEIRNILTRVSGGEASLINGLLQISGGNSNLYLMNPSGIVFGPSAQLNLPADFTATTANGIAFGSNWFNAIGLNDYANLTGSPTGFAFTMGQPGLIFNAGDLELNPEQQLTLLGGTVTSTGRLSAPNGQITVTAVAGGDRLRIRQAGHVLQLEIENPVATGSPTPWTLPITSLPELLAGGNRDLMTGVSSNASGEIQLTGTTIPIAPGDVTVREINAQTATLTATNNLISVEGQLSTTGDLTLQARDTVRLRDSQLVPLSVQSGGNLLIQGDRSIDILALNHPGTPFQSAGNLTLRSDGAVSADSHFASGGQFSILNLSNQPGNFISLYDPIISSTGDVTFGNYTGVALKIETLGSITGGNITITGPDTMLTGSDPDIPILTSNRALILRAGLSSLVNSPNVPQTIGGTTFTPNATTSNLSSITIGNVTTSASTSSGGPLILNAPGNITVGNIDSRAGSGSGATFSVSYENRTLRTSRSGGTTGGTGDGGSISITSQSGSITVGSLSSFATTSVGNGGNIQVSAAQNITLGTVNATATGQGNGGSVRLRSSSGSITTGDVLTLVPFGSGNGGSVVVNAATTVQTGDISTFAESGDAGSVRVLASSDITTGNISGNTSSTSFPNSSIAETGNAGDGGDIFIRSTSGSVTTDVLITESSGSDSDGIAGDISVSASSNISIDSIFNRGSDGFGSISLSAANVDEGEVNFGFGADSNLLSIIEGSEFNSRIGSSPQQQTPQQLDPSELPEDVASLTPARSAETSEETVRIEASRQREFEDVIARGFEREFATARDIRYTLTAIEQQTNTKSAVVYVFVEEDQIRLRVETEQRVVETSVSESRDSLLKAVEQFYKDTQNPDSDPRSDTARYLYRVLIKPIEDKLEELGEGTIDTFLFSMDSRLRPVPLAALYDEESGKFFVEKYSFSIIPNFTSTDIRYTQTNDFQVLAMGMSEILEDMQTSPLPGVPLELYLIAESRGDELFLDRGFIFSNLQQQRNERPFRIVHLATHTTFVSDNPGRSNIQLWDTSLLLDERLDSRLRNLNWDKPSIDLLVLSACETGIGDSEIDSEEWRLAGLGFAGLSLQAGVKSTLASLWRVNDLGTLVLMREFYRQLETAPTKAEALRRAQSSLVDPNQLSRSLTELQQEIEDLLRSDRPQFLSQFADLSSEEITALRRDLYELNALLVLDESRDRLSTELSHPSYWSAFTMIGSPW